A stretch of the Pedobacter sp. MC2016-14 genome encodes the following:
- a CDS encoding aminotransferase class V-fold PLP-dependent enzyme yields MNFKALYPVLQSYTYLNTAYSGILSKPLLDWRNNHDQDFLKRGSTFRLQQQEVMQETRQNLARLFRAKASNTFLVPNFSFGFNTFLNGLEGPQRFLLLQEDYPSVNYPVQSRGYECDYVAVDHQLEENLIANIKSFKPSVLALSLVQYISGIKIDFESIKKIKSMFPDLLIVADGTQFCGTAEFNFEASGLDVLISSGYKWMLGGFGNGFVFIKDKINELLYTKAQSANMPTEPFLLNRGILSLYFEPGHQDTLSFGSLNHSILFLEKTGLSFIENQISQLSKKARKAFTERGLLDLAVTQRKSHSSIFNLSISATVAEKLQEANILFSARGNGSRVSFHFYNTEEDLNHLLEVIDKNS; encoded by the coding sequence ATGAATTTCAAAGCCTTGTACCCTGTCCTGCAATCATACACCTACCTAAACACTGCCTATTCAGGAATTTTGTCAAAACCTCTGCTTGACTGGCGCAATAACCATGACCAGGATTTTCTGAAACGGGGAAGTACCTTCCGGTTGCAACAACAGGAAGTTATGCAGGAAACCAGACAAAATCTCGCCCGCCTTTTTCGTGCGAAAGCATCAAACACCTTTCTTGTTCCAAACTTCTCCTTTGGATTTAATACTTTTCTGAATGGACTGGAAGGACCTCAGCGCTTCTTATTGCTACAGGAAGATTATCCTTCTGTAAATTATCCTGTGCAAAGCCGCGGTTACGAATGCGATTATGTTGCTGTAGACCATCAGTTGGAAGAAAACCTAATCGCAAACATAAAAAGCTTTAAACCAAGTGTCCTGGCTTTAAGCCTTGTACAATACATCAGCGGGATAAAAATAGATTTTGAATCTATAAAAAAAATTAAATCTATGTTTCCTGACCTCCTGATTGTTGCTGACGGAACTCAATTTTGTGGCACTGCAGAATTTAATTTTGAAGCTTCAGGACTGGATGTACTTATTTCAAGTGGCTATAAATGGATGCTTGGTGGATTTGGAAACGGATTTGTATTTATAAAAGACAAAATCAATGAGTTGCTGTATACAAAAGCACAATCCGCAAATATGCCTACCGAGCCATTCTTACTTAACAGAGGCATTTTGTCCCTATATTTTGAACCCGGACATCAGGATACTTTGTCTTTTGGCTCCTTAAACCACTCTATCTTATTTTTAGAAAAGACAGGATTAAGCTTTATTGAAAACCAGATCAGTCAACTCAGTAAAAAAGCCAGAAAAGCCTTTACAGAAAGAGGCCTGCTTGACCTGGCTGTAACGCAGCGAAAATCGCATTCATCTATTTTTAACTTAAGCATTTCTGCTACAGTAGCCGAAAAACTTCAGGAAGCTAACATACTCTTTTCAGCTCGTGGAAACGGAAGCCGGGTCTCTTT